The following are encoded together in the Nitrospirota bacterium genome:
- a CDS encoding sulfite exporter TauE/SafE family protein translates to MSFPRKMYEFLKMASIAHAKWDYEVSMNIIRNRKKLLILFVMLMPILAVTLLQAADMIGGKTAYAPAHYTNTIFIVSIAVGLAAGLITGCIGAGGGFIITPALMAAGVKGILAVGTDVFHIFAKAIMGTAVHKKLGNVSVKLAIAFLIGSGGGTFIGGAINKGLYNKDPLLSEAFISLVYAVLLGFLGFYALADFIKSTRKPSEGGAHDAHGGPSGMTSLAVSIQKVNIPPMITFDEDFGGRRISWLFVAIGGVIVGMLAAIMGVGGGFVTFPMFVYIFGVSTATTVGTDILQIIFTAGLASIAQYAIYGYVFYTLAMGMLIGSLIGIQVGALTTKVVKGIHIRGFYAASIIAGFINRASTLPKKMTELEMVNLPKALTSNIEFIGNILFWIVVGFFGVWVISKFFANIKSLKEEG, encoded by the coding sequence ATGAGTTTTCCAAGAAAGATGTATGAGTTTCTCAAGATGGCGTCAATAGCTCATGCAAAATGGGATTATGAGGTTTCGATGAACATCATCAGAAACCGGAAAAAACTTCTGATCCTTTTTGTCATGCTGATGCCGATACTTGCGGTAACGTTGTTACAGGCAGCAGATATGATAGGCGGAAAAACGGCATATGCGCCTGCCCATTATACGAACACGATATTTATCGTTTCGATCGCGGTAGGCCTTGCGGCGGGTCTGATTACCGGCTGCATTGGCGCGGGGGGCGGCTTTATCATTACTCCGGCGCTGATGGCAGCGGGAGTGAAAGGAATCCTTGCAGTCGGCACGGATGTGTTCCATATCTTTGCAAAGGCGATCATGGGAACCGCGGTGCACAAGAAACTGGGCAACGTCTCGGTTAAGCTTGCCATCGCATTTCTTATCGGTTCCGGAGGTGGCACTTTTATCGGAGGTGCGATCAATAAGGGCCTCTACAACAAAGATCCGCTCTTAAGTGAAGCGTTTATCAGTCTGGTATATGCGGTGCTCCTCGGATTTCTCGGATTTTATGCCCTTGCCGACTTTATAAAATCAACGAGAAAACCTTCAGAGGGAGGCGCACATGACGCCCATGGCGGACCGTCAGGCATGACTTCCCTTGCAGTAAGCATCCAGAAGGTCAATATCCCGCCGATGATCACCTTTGATGAGGACTTCGGCGGCAGGAGAATCTCCTGGCTGTTTGTTGCGATCGGTGGAGTCATTGTCGGAATGCTCGCAGCGATCATGGGTGTCGGCGGCGGTTTTGTTACTTTTCCAATGTTCGTGTATATATTCGGTGTCTCTACCGCAACAACTGTCGGTACCGATATCCTCCAGATCATCTTTACCGCGGGTCTTGCATCGATCGCGCAGTATGCCATTTACGGGTACGTGTTCTACACCCTCGCCATGGGCATGCTGATCGGCTCCCTGATCGGGATCCAGGTAGGAGCGCTGACGACAAAGGTCGTGAAGGGGATACACATCAGAGGGTTCTATGCGGCATCTATCATTGCAGGTTTCATAAACAGGGCTTCAACCCTTCCAAAGAAAATGACAGAGCTTGAGATGGTCAATTTGCCGAAAGCCCTCACCTCCAATATTGAGT